From the Leptotrichia sp. oral taxon 221 genome, one window contains:
- a CDS encoding bifunctional (p)ppGpp synthetase/guanosine-3',5'-bis(diphosphate) 3'-pyrophosphohydrolase, translating into MTEEKLLQQLIDRIKENNLDVDIERISQAFILANESHIGQKRKSGEDYILHPIEVAKILVDMKMDTDTIIAGILHDVVEDTLITLPDIEYIFGIDVRKLVDGVTKLRNLPRTDSKRIENIRKMVVAMADDIRVVIIKLADRLHNMRTLKYMKPEKQIEKSKETIEIYAPIAHRIGMAKIKWELEDISFRYLEPEKYQEVRELVNTKRKEREEYTSRVIEEITAELKKHKLKGEVTGRPKHLYSIYKKMYEKEKKFADLNDLIAIRIIVDKEEECYNVLGIIHNLYIPVSGRFKDYIAVPKINGYQSIHTTVKGPNDQNVEIQIRTAQMHRIAEEGIAAHWKYKEKKTKDKNEQYYAAVKQMIQTNADNPKNYAQAVLNQTIFIFTPKEDVLELPINSTALDFAFQVHTQIGYRTIGAKVNDRIVQLDQVLENGDKVEIMTSKNAKGPGKDWINMVNNHSSKTKIRKWFKDKEFEQKIKEGEQLLEREFDKLGIKLKDLEEDERVFLYMKKFNISTMDLLYYKFAVGDLSLDGFLNKFETKEEKNLNQVLEEETEKGNKRKEKSHGGIKISGTENTMYRFAKCCSPLPGDDIRGYVTRGRGIAIHRSDCQNYQTLVEREPGREIEVYWDEEVINSNATKYQYNFTVKAIERNGILLDIIRILNEYKMELVNVNTNQTRENGNRYVLLHFGIMIRKRDDFDRLANNLLSMKDVTDILRK; encoded by the coding sequence ATGACTGAAGAAAAATTGTTACAACAATTAATTGATAGAATAAAAGAAAATAATTTAGATGTTGATATTGAAAGGATTTCACAAGCATTTATTTTGGCGAATGAATCTCATATTGGGCAAAAGCGGAAAAGTGGAGAAGACTATATTTTACATCCAATTGAGGTAGCGAAAATACTGGTTGATATGAAAATGGATACTGATACGATTATTGCTGGGATTTTGCATGATGTTGTTGAAGATACGTTGATTACATTGCCTGATATTGAGTATATTTTTGGTATTGATGTAAGAAAATTGGTTGATGGAGTTACGAAATTAAGAAATTTGCCAAGAACTGATAGTAAGAGAATTGAGAACATTAGAAAAATGGTCGTTGCAATGGCTGATGATATTCGGGTTGTAATTATAAAATTGGCGGATAGACTGCATAATATGCGGACTTTGAAATATATGAAACCTGAAAAGCAAATTGAGAAATCGAAGGAAACGATAGAAATTTATGCGCCGATTGCTCATAGAATTGGAATGGCAAAGATAAAATGGGAACTTGAGGATATCAGTTTCAGATATTTGGAGCCAGAAAAATATCAGGAAGTTAGGGAATTGGTAAATACGAAGAGAAAAGAGCGGGAAGAGTACACAAGCCGAGTTATTGAGGAAATTACTGCTGAGTTGAAAAAACATAAGTTAAAAGGGGAAGTTACTGGAAGACCAAAACATTTGTATAGTATTTACAAGAAAATGTATGAGAAAGAAAAGAAATTTGCTGATTTAAATGATTTGATTGCGATTCGGATAATTGTTGACAAGGAAGAAGAGTGCTACAACGTTTTAGGAATTATTCATAATTTGTATATTCCTGTCTCAGGTAGATTTAAGGATTATATCGCTGTTCCGAAAATAAATGGATATCAATCGATTCACACAACAGTTAAAGGGCCTAACGATCAAAATGTAGAAATCCAAATAAGAACAGCTCAAATGCATAGAATTGCAGAAGAAGGGATTGCAGCACACTGGAAATACAAAGAGAAAAAAACAAAAGATAAAAATGAACAATATTATGCAGCTGTAAAACAAATGATTCAAACAAATGCGGACAATCCAAAAAATTATGCACAAGCAGTATTAAATCAAACGATTTTTATTTTTACACCAAAAGAAGATGTATTGGAATTGCCAATTAATTCAACGGCTTTGGATTTTGCGTTTCAAGTACATACACAAATTGGATATAGAACAATTGGTGCGAAGGTAAATGATAGAATTGTTCAGCTTGACCAAGTTTTGGAAAACGGAGATAAAGTTGAAATAATGACTTCTAAAAATGCCAAAGGACCTGGAAAAGACTGGATTAATATGGTAAATAACCACAGTTCAAAAACTAAAATCAGAAAATGGTTTAAAGATAAGGAATTTGAGCAAAAAATTAAAGAAGGTGAACAATTACTTGAAAGAGAGTTCGATAAATTAGGTATTAAATTGAAGGATTTGGAAGAGGATGAAAGAGTATTCCTTTATATGAAGAAATTTAATATTTCTACAATGGATTTGCTTTATTACAAATTTGCGGTTGGAGATTTGTCGCTTGACGGATTTTTGAATAAATTTGAGACAAAAGAAGAGAAAAATTTGAATCAAGTTTTGGAAGAAGAAACAGAAAAAGGAAATAAACGAAAAGAAAAAAGTCATGGTGGAATTAAAATTTCTGGAACAGAAAATACGATGTATCGTTTTGCAAAATGTTGTAGTCCATTGCCAGGAGATGATATAAGAGGATATGTAACACGTGGACGTGGAATTGCAATTCATCGTTCTGATTGTCAAAATTACCAAACACTTGTAGAACGAGAACCTGGACGTGAAATTGAAGTTTACTGGGATGAAGAAGTAATAAACTCAAATGCTACAAAATATCAGTATAATTTCACTGTAAAAGCAATCGAAAGAAACGGAATTTTATTAGACATAATTCGAATATTAAACGAATACAAAATGGAATTAGTAAACGTAAACACAAACCAAACAAGAGAAAATGGAAACAGATATGTTCTACTACATTTTGGAATTATGATAAGAAAAAGAGATGATTTTGACAGACTTGCAAACAACTTATTATCAATGAAAGATGTTACGGATATTTTAAGAAAATGA
- a CDS encoding adenine phosphoribosyltransferase produces the protein MTTQEVQEVSKLLRTIEDFPEKGVIFRDITTVLKDKKGLQIVIKDFTERYKDQGIDYVLGADARGFIFGAAIAYNIGAGFVPARKPGKLPAETVKEEYELEYGKNSIEVHKDAIEKGSKVLIVDDLLATGGTAAAMVKLIEDLGAEIHELAFMIELEDLKGRELLHGNKVYSQLKY, from the coding sequence ATGACTACTCAAGAAGTACAAGAAGTATCAAAATTATTAAGAACAATAGAGGATTTTCCAGAGAAAGGAGTTATTTTTAGAGATATAACGACTGTTTTAAAAGATAAAAAAGGATTGCAGATTGTTATAAAAGATTTTACAGAAAGATATAAAGATCAAGGGATTGACTATGTTTTAGGTGCAGATGCGAGAGGATTTATTTTTGGAGCGGCGATTGCGTATAACATTGGTGCGGGATTTGTTCCAGCTAGAAAACCTGGTAAATTACCGGCTGAAACTGTAAAAGAGGAATATGAATTGGAATATGGAAAAAATAGTATCGAAGTTCACAAAGACGCTATCGAAAAGGGATCGAAAGTTTTAATCGTAGATGATTTGTTAGCGACAGGAGGAACAGCAGCAGCAATGGTAAAATTAATTGAAGATTTAGGTGCTGAAATACACGAATTGGCATTTATGATTGAATTAGAAGATTTAAAAGGAAGAGAATTGTTACACGGAAATAAAGTTTATTCGCAATTAAAATATTAG
- a CDS encoding NUDIX domain-containing protein, with product MEEIRPRVRVAGVLIENGKILLIQHHKEDKKYWLVPGGGVDWGESTSEALIREYKEETNLDIEVESFLFLSETIAPDKNRHVINLYFKIKRAENTKSELHLGDEAVLTDLKFVEKDEIENIQLYPNIKGQLIKLLNNEPVIPYLGLLWDK from the coding sequence ATGGAAGAGATTAGGCCTAGAGTGAGAGTGGCAGGAGTATTGATTGAAAATGGAAAGATACTTTTGATACAGCATCACAAAGAGGATAAAAAATACTGGTTAGTACCTGGTGGAGGTGTAGACTGGGGAGAAAGTACTTCAGAAGCATTGATTAGGGAGTACAAGGAAGAGACAAATTTGGATATAGAAGTGGAAAGTTTTCTATTTTTGTCAGAAACAATAGCACCTGATAAAAATAGACATGTTATAAATTTATATTTCAAAATAAAAAGAGCAGAAAATACTAAAAGTGAATTACATCTAGGGGACGAAGCAGTTTTGACAGATTTGAAATTTGTTGAAAAAGATGAAATTGAAAATATTCAATTATATCCGAATATAAAAGGTCAATTAATAAAATTATTAAATAATGAACCAGTAATTCCGTATTTGGGATTATTGTGGGATAAATAA
- a CDS encoding hemolysin family protein, whose amino-acid sequence MEEKRIWMEIILLVVMLFLSAFLVAAETALSSLKKIHMKGNETSKSQKDTEELLNIWLKNPNELLTTLLLCKTIAYLLLIGTMLRISKDIYKIYELNMSKNIYYSIAFALICTVVVLFVELFSRAIAKSKVYSISKFTIVPLNTLRIILRPLILIFIQISKGMMKVFKINTSSQIFKITEDDIITYIKEGTESGAIEEGEEEMLHSIFEFSDTAVKEILTPRRDIFAIEAEKELGEVIDEIFEQEFSRIPIYSETIDKIVGIVHIKDLLEYIKDQKLHLKMKDLMKDVYFVPATKTLLELLEEFREKQSHMAVIIDEYGGTLGIVTIEDLLEEIVGEIRDEFDQEEENIQQVTDKIYDLKGDTLIEEINSELSVNIPLSEEYDTISGYFQDKLGKVAEISDHITGEGYILKVMEVDNMRVEKIRIVITGKDNEENEDGRD is encoded by the coding sequence TTGGAAGAAAAGAGGATTTGGATGGAAATCATCTTATTAGTTGTTATGCTATTTTTATCAGCATTTTTAGTAGCAGCTGAAACAGCATTAAGTTCGTTAAAAAAAATTCATATGAAAGGAAATGAAACTTCAAAAAGTCAAAAAGATACAGAAGAATTATTAAATATTTGGCTAAAAAATCCAAATGAGCTTTTGACGACACTCTTGCTTTGTAAAACGATAGCGTATTTGCTTTTAATTGGAACAATGTTAAGAATTTCGAAGGATATTTATAAAATATATGAATTGAATATGTCAAAAAATATATACTATTCAATTGCGTTTGCATTGATTTGTACAGTAGTAGTTTTATTTGTTGAGTTATTTTCGAGAGCAATAGCCAAAAGTAAGGTTTATAGTATTTCGAAATTTACAATAGTTCCGTTGAATACTCTAAGAATAATATTGAGACCATTAATATTAATTTTTATTCAAATTTCAAAAGGAATGATGAAAGTATTTAAAATAAATACTAGTTCTCAAATATTTAAGATAACGGAAGACGATATAATTACTTATATTAAAGAAGGTACTGAAAGTGGAGCAATTGAAGAAGGCGAAGAGGAAATGTTACATAGCATTTTTGAGTTTTCTGACACAGCAGTAAAAGAAATCTTAACACCAAGAAGAGATATATTTGCTATAGAGGCTGAAAAAGAGCTTGGCGAAGTAATAGATGAGATATTTGAACAAGAATTTTCAAGAATACCAATTTACAGTGAAACGATTGATAAGATTGTAGGAATTGTTCATATAAAGGATTTATTGGAATATATAAAAGATCAAAAACTACATTTAAAAATGAAAGATTTGATGAAAGATGTCTATTTTGTTCCTGCGACAAAAACGTTGCTTGAATTGCTAGAGGAATTTAGAGAGAAACAATCTCACATGGCTGTAATAATTGATGAATATGGTGGAACATTGGGAATTGTTACGATTGAAGACCTTTTGGAAGAAATTGTTGGAGAAATTCGTGATGAATTTGACCAGGAAGAAGAGAATATTCAACAGGTGACAGATAAAATTTATGATTTGAAAGGTGATACTTTGATTGAGGAAATTAATTCGGAATTATCAGTAAATATACCGCTTTCAGAAGAGTATGATACGATTTCTGGATATTTTCAAGATAAATTAGGAAAAGTCGCTGAAATTTCTGACCATATAACAGGAGAAGGATATATTTTGAAAGTTATGGAAGTCGATAACATGAGAGTTGAGAAAATTAGAATAGTAATCACTGGAAAAGATAACGAGGAGAACGAAGATGGAAGAGATTAG
- the accB gene encoding acetyl-CoA carboxylase biotin carboxyl carrier protein, giving the protein MKDKIKFIKELAESMNENKIETVKYEEASFEIQLSKKKKERNIIVNGGGVAPAQYSQPAPVQQEVASEETVTEVAPAEEITGTEIVSPMVGTFYGSASPTSEPFIKEGDTVTEGQTICIVEAMKLMNEVKSTVNGKVKKILVKNGDAIKKGQTIAIIG; this is encoded by the coding sequence GTGAAAGATAAAATTAAATTTATAAAAGAGTTAGCAGAAAGCATGAATGAAAATAAGATTGAAACTGTAAAATACGAAGAGGCAAGTTTTGAAATTCAATTAAGTAAAAAGAAAAAAGAGAGAAATATAATTGTTAATGGTGGAGGAGTTGCACCAGCACAGTATTCTCAACCAGCACCTGTACAACAAGAAGTTGCAAGTGAAGAAACTGTTACTGAGGTAGCACCAGCAGAAGAAATTACTGGAACTGAAATTGTTTCACCAATGGTTGGAACTTTTTATGGTTCAGCATCACCAACATCAGAACCATTTATCAAAGAGGGAGACACTGTTACAGAAGGTCAAACAATTTGTATTGTTGAGGCAATGAAATTGATGAATGAAGTAAAATCTACAGTAAATGGAAAAGTGAAAAAGATACTTGTGAAAAATGGAGATGCAATTAAAAAAGGTCAAACAATTGCGATTATTGGATAG
- the folD gene encoding bifunctional methylenetetrahydrofolate dehydrogenase/methenyltetrahydrofolate cyclohydrolase FolD encodes MIIIDGKEFSKKILEEISNEQKEIVERKNLRPAGLAVIIVGENPASQVYVRNKTRACEKVGFYSETIKLEENISENDLIKKIEELNENDKIDGILVQLPLPKRIDELKVINSIKPEKDVDGFSNVNVGKMVIGDESGFLSCTPYGIMQLLEGYDIDVNGKDVVVVGRSNIVGKPMAMMLIQKGATVQVCNSRTKDLSKKLKKADIIVVAVGVPRMIKATDVKEGVVVIDVGINRVDGKLCGDVDYEDVAQKASYITPVPGGVGPMTIASLIKNTFISYQRKIY; translated from the coding sequence ATGATAATAATTGATGGAAAAGAATTTTCAAAAAAGATTTTAGAAGAAATTTCTAATGAGCAAAAAGAAATTGTAGAGAGAAAAAATTTAAGACCAGCAGGATTGGCTGTTATTATTGTTGGAGAAAATCCAGCTTCTCAAGTTTATGTAAGAAATAAAACTAGAGCTTGTGAAAAAGTGGGATTCTATTCAGAAACAATAAAATTGGAAGAAAATATTTCAGAAAATGATTTGATTAAAAAAATTGAAGAATTGAATGAAAATGATAAAATAGACGGAATATTAGTGCAACTTCCATTGCCAAAACGTATTGATGAGTTGAAGGTAATTAATTCTATTAAACCAGAAAAAGATGTAGATGGATTTAGTAACGTAAATGTTGGAAAAATGGTTATTGGAGATGAAAGTGGGTTTTTATCGTGCACACCTTATGGAATTATGCAGCTGTTGGAAGGTTATGATATTGATGTGAATGGAAAAGATGTTGTTGTTGTTGGAAGAAGTAATATTGTTGGAAAACCAATGGCAATGATGTTGATTCAAAAAGGTGCGACAGTTCAAGTTTGTAATTCTAGAACAAAAGATTTGAGTAAAAAATTGAAAAAAGCTGATATAATCGTGGTAGCAGTTGGTGTTCCAAGAATGATAAAAGCTACTGATGTTAAAGAAGGTGTTGTTGTTATTGATGTTGGGATAAATAGAGTTGATGGGAAATTGTGTGGAGATGTTGATTATGAAGATGTAGCACAAAAAGCGTCTTATATCACGCCGGTTCCTGGAGGAGTAGGACCAATGACGATAGCAAGTTTGATAAAAAATACTTTTATTTCTTATCAAAGAAAAATTTATTAA
- a CDS encoding redox-sensing transcriptional repressor Rex produces the protein MGLKLKKLDISDRVVQRLTEYLSILKEVSKSDNEINSIELSKIMNTTSAQVRKDLSTFGEFGVRGRGYDVNKLIEIIEGILGINVVNNIIVVGHGKMGEMIASNSKVLGKGFKIVGIFDKDPNKIGKEVLDHLVVQDVENIGEFLKDTTLKVETAILAVVKEQAQIAANNLIKNGIKAILNMTTYKLEVDDNITVINMDISAKLQELNFWRILNSINIEEETE, from the coding sequence ATGGGACTAAAATTAAAAAAATTGGATATATCAGACAGAGTAGTTCAAAGATTGACAGAATATTTGTCAATATTAAAAGAAGTTAGCAAAAGTGATAATGAAATAAATTCTATAGAATTATCAAAAATTATGAACACTACATCAGCGCAAGTGAGAAAAGATTTGTCGACTTTTGGAGAGTTTGGAGTTAGAGGAAGAGGCTATGATGTAAATAAATTAATTGAGATAATCGAAGGAATTTTGGGAATAAACGTAGTAAACAATATTATTGTAGTTGGACATGGAAAAATGGGAGAAATGATTGCTTCGAATAGTAAAGTTTTGGGGAAAGGATTCAAAATTGTAGGAATTTTTGATAAGGATCCAAATAAAATTGGAAAAGAAGTATTAGATCACTTGGTAGTACAAGATGTGGAGAATATAGGTGAGTTCTTAAAAGATACAACTTTAAAAGTAGAAACAGCTATTTTGGCAGTTGTAAAGGAACAAGCTCAAATAGCAGCGAATAACCTTATTAAAAATGGAATAAAAGCGATATTAAATATGACAACATACAAATTAGAAGTTGATGATAATATAACTGTTATAAATATGGATATATCTGCAAAATTGCAAGAATTAAACTTTTGGAGAATTTTAAATTCTATAAATATTGAAGAGGAGACTGAATGA
- the fmt gene encoding methionyl-tRNA formyltransferase gives MKTIFMGTPEFAIPSLKVVSQNTDLKLIFTKEDKRNARGNKIIYSPVKQFGLDNDIEVIQPKRMKDEEVIDKIKEVNPDLIVVVAYGKILPKEIIDIPKYGIINVHSSLLPKYRGASPIHSAILNGDKESGVSIMYIEEGLDSGDVILKETCEITEDDTLGTLHDRLKELGAIGLEKALKLIEAEEVKAEKQDDSKATFVKPITKEQAKIDWNNTKEVIFNQIRGLNPFPGAYTHNEKNENIKIYKSEKLEKEYDGENGTVVEMTKKGPVVKVANGALRLLEIKFEGKKLQSGADVVNGRKMAVGEKLF, from the coding sequence TTGAAAACAATATTCATGGGAACCCCAGAATTTGCAATACCAAGCCTAAAAGTAGTTTCCCAAAATACAGATTTAAAATTAATTTTTACAAAAGAAGACAAGCGTAACGCAAGAGGTAACAAAATTATTTATTCACCTGTAAAACAGTTTGGATTGGATAATGACATTGAAGTTATTCAGCCGAAAAGAATGAAAGATGAAGAAGTTATTGATAAAATAAAAGAGGTAAATCCAGATTTAATAGTAGTTGTGGCGTATGGAAAAATTTTGCCAAAAGAAATTATTGATATTCCAAAATATGGGATTATAAATGTGCATTCTTCGTTGTTGCCGAAATATAGAGGTGCTTCACCGATTCATTCTGCAATTTTGAATGGAGATAAGGAGTCTGGAGTAAGTATTATGTATATCGAGGAAGGTTTGGATTCTGGAGATGTGATTTTGAAGGAAACTTGTGAAATTACAGAAGATGATACGCTTGGGACTTTGCATGACAGATTGAAGGAATTGGGTGCAATTGGATTGGAAAAGGCTTTGAAATTGATTGAAGCGGAAGAAGTGAAAGCAGAAAAACAAGATGATTCAAAAGCGACTTTTGTCAAACCGATTACGAAAGAACAGGCAAAAATTGATTGGAATAACACAAAAGAAGTGATTTTTAATCAAATTAGAGGATTGAATCCTTTTCCAGGAGCGTACACTCATAATGAAAAAAATGAAAATATAAAAATATATAAGAGTGAAAAACTTGAAAAAGAATATGATGGAGAAAATGGGACAGTTGTGGAAATGACGAAAAAAGGGCCTGTTGTAAAAGTGGCGAATGGTGCACTAAGGTTATTAGAAATAAAATTTGAAGGGAAAAAACTTCAAAGTGGAGCAGATGTTGTAAATGGTAGAAAAATGGCAGTAGGAGAGAAATTATTCTAA
- the def gene encoding peptide deformylase, which translates to MKIVLYGHPTLRKVSTEVTEINDEVKETLSQMVDKMREANGVGLAANQVDVDKRFFVLEIDGVVKKVINPEILENSEEEIDYEEGCLSIPNVYKKVVRPEKIKVKYQNEEGEEIVEELEEMWARAFQHELDHLDGILFVDRVSPLSKKLIAKKLETLKKNFLKGKIYREDVIE; encoded by the coding sequence ATGAAAATAGTTTTATATGGACACCCAACTTTAAGAAAAGTGTCAACAGAAGTAACAGAAATAAACGATGAAGTAAAAGAAACTTTAAGTCAAATGGTTGATAAAATGAGGGAAGCTAATGGAGTAGGTCTTGCAGCAAATCAAGTAGATGTTGATAAAAGATTTTTTGTTTTGGAAATTGATGGAGTTGTAAAAAAAGTGATAAACCCAGAAATTTTAGAAAACAGTGAAGAAGAAATCGATTACGAAGAAGGCTGCTTAAGCATACCAAATGTTTACAAAAAAGTAGTTAGACCAGAAAAAATTAAAGTAAAATATCAAAATGAAGAAGGAGAAGAAATCGTAGAAGAACTAGAAGAAATGTGGGCTAGAGCATTCCAACACGAATTAGACCATTTAGATGGGATTTTATTCGTAGACAGAGTCTCGCCACTAAGTAAAAAATTAATTGCAAAAAAACTAGAAACATTGAAAAAGAATTTCTTAAAAGGAAAAATTTATAGAGAAGATGTTATTGAATAA
- the priA gene encoding primosomal protein N', translated as MYYYEIYVEDQKGSFTYKSETKYEIGEWCIINFINRNKAGLVLFEVSEDKITFDLSKLKPIISKAPILSIPNPIMNLIDWMAKYYLSDYYHVIKTAYPGALKLTYSKKAIYLEDLEESKRLDSEIVEKFNEYMREKQEITEATLKKHFSQNIINRAIKEKAIKIEKKINLNSKRKIAQKEKSELIEKNIILNEEQQKAVNEIKESQKQFFLLKGVTGSGKTEIYINLIKEALEKGEGSIFLVPEISLTTQMIQRLEEQFLNSVAILHSKLTEQEKRQEWTYIRKGEKKIVVGARSAVFAPVQNLKYIVVDEEHENTYKQENNPRYHTKNVAIKRALLEKNDVKVILGSATPSFESFYQAKQGDIELIELKKRYKEAKLPKYEIINLNEVTENFSDKLLEKISLTLKKKEQVILILNRKSFSTQVRCKDCGNVPKCPNCSISLNYYKNGNKLKCHYCGYERFFNKKCDECGSERMMLIGSGTEKIEEELQEIFSSSKIVRVDSESIKSKEHYEKIYNDFKNQKYDIMLGTQIIAKGLHFPNVTLVGVLNADIIMNFPDFRASEKTFQLLVQSAGRAGRGEKEGEVVIQTFNEENDVIKKIVENDYEGYYENELILRKTFNYPPFGRLIILNLSSTDEKLLEENSKLLYNELENKIKETLAITMNEFISEPFNAPIYKMKGRYRKQIFIKFSREHINKVKNIIRRVLFNFEHRKIRINIDVDPINML; from the coding sequence ATGTATTATTATGAAATTTATGTCGAAGATCAAAAGGGTTCTTTTACTTATAAATCTGAAACAAAATATGAGATAGGTGAATGGTGCATTATAAATTTTATTAATCGTAATAAAGCAGGATTGGTGCTTTTTGAGGTTTCTGAAGATAAAATTACGTTTGATCTTTCAAAATTAAAGCCAATAATCTCTAAAGCTCCTATTTTATCTATTCCAAATCCGATAATGAATTTAATAGATTGGATGGCAAAATATTATTTGAGTGATTATTATCATGTTATAAAGACGGCATATCCAGGGGCTTTAAAGTTAACTTATTCAAAAAAAGCGATTTATTTGGAAGATTTGGAAGAATCAAAAAGATTGGATTCTGAGATTGTCGAAAAATTTAATGAATATATGCGAGAAAAGCAAGAGATTACAGAAGCAACATTAAAAAAACATTTTTCGCAAAATATTATTAATAGGGCGATTAAGGAGAAGGCTATTAAGATTGAAAAAAAGATAAATTTAAATTCAAAAAGAAAAATAGCTCAAAAAGAAAAAAGTGAATTGATAGAAAAAAATATTATTTTAAATGAAGAACAACAAAAAGCAGTAAATGAAATAAAAGAGAGCCAAAAGCAGTTTTTTTTGTTAAAAGGTGTAACTGGTTCTGGGAAAACAGAAATTTATATAAATTTAATAAAAGAGGCACTTGAAAAAGGGGAAGGGAGCATTTTTCTTGTCCCAGAAATTTCGTTGACTACGCAGATGATACAAAGATTGGAAGAACAGTTTTTAAATTCGGTGGCAATTCTGCATAGTAAATTGACAGAGCAGGAGAAAAGACAGGAGTGGACTTATATCCGAAAAGGCGAGAAAAAAATTGTAGTAGGGGCAAGGTCAGCTGTGTTTGCACCAGTGCAAAATTTGAAGTATATTGTAGTTGATGAGGAACATGAAAATACATACAAACAAGAGAATAATCCAAGATATCATACGAAAAATGTTGCGATAAAACGGGCATTGCTGGAAAAAAATGATGTGAAAGTGATTTTAGGGTCGGCGACTCCGTCATTTGAATCCTTTTACCAAGCAAAACAAGGTGATATCGAATTAATTGAATTAAAAAAAAGATACAAAGAAGCTAAATTACCAAAATATGAAATTATAAATTTGAATGAAGTTACTGAAAATTTTTCTGATAAATTATTAGAGAAAATTTCATTGACTTTGAAGAAAAAAGAACAAGTAATTTTGATTTTGAATAGAAAATCATTTTCTACGCAAGTGAGATGTAAAGACTGTGGAAATGTACCAAAATGTCCAAATTGCAGTATTTCATTGAATTATTATAAAAATGGAAATAAATTAAAATGCCATTATTGTGGATATGAAAGATTTTTTAATAAAAAATGTGATGAATGTGGGAGCGAAAGAATGATGTTAATTGGTTCGGGAACTGAGAAAATTGAGGAGGAATTACAAGAGATATTTTCTTCAAGTAAAATTGTAAGAGTGGATTCCGAAAGTATAAAATCAAAAGAGCATTACGAAAAAATTTATAATGACTTTAAGAACCAAAAATATGATATAATGTTAGGGACACAAATTATTGCGAAAGGACTTCATTTTCCAAATGTAACACTTGTTGGGGTTTTGAATGCTGACATAATAATGAATTTTCCTGATTTTCGGGCGAGTGAAAAAACATTCCAGTTGCTAGTGCAATCTGCAGGTCGTGCAGGTCGTGGTGAAAAAGAAGGAGAAGTTGTCATTCAAACATTTAATGAGGAAAATGATGTTATAAAAAAAATAGTAGAAAATGATTATGAAGGATATTATGAAAATGAGTTAATTTTGAGAAAAACCTTTAATTATCCACCGTTTGGACGATTAATTATTTTAAATTTATCATCAACAGATGAGAAATTACTGGAAGAGAACTCAAAATTATTATATAATGAACTAGAAAATAAAATAAAAGAAACTCTGGCTATAACAATGAATGAATTTATTTCTGAACCATTCAACGCTCCAATTTACAAAATGAAAGGGCGTTATCGAAAACAAATATTCATAAAATTTAGCAGAGAGCATATAAATAAAGTAAAAAATATTATTAGGAGAGTGCTTTTTAATTTTGAGCATAGAAAAATTAGGATAAATATAGATGTAGATCCAATAAATATGTTATAA